One genomic region from Candidatus Thermoplasmatota archaeon encodes:
- a CDS encoding UbiX family flavin prenyltransferase has product MRVVVGITGASGVIYGIRLLENLKAEKHLIISENAKKLLEYETGYELKEAIKLAEHYYENEDLFAKISSGSFKFDALIIVPCSTSTFSKIANGIADNLITRAASVCLKERKKLIIVPRETPLSTIHLQNLAKLSQEGAVILPAMSAFYHKPKRIDDLVNFVVGRILDALGIEHKLYKRWQR; this is encoded by the coding sequence ATGAGAGTTGTTGTTGGTATTACAGGCGCAAGCGGCGTAATTTATGGAATAAGGTTATTAGAGAATTTAAAAGCAGAGAAGCACTTGATAATATCAGAAAATGCAAAAAAACTTCTTGAGTATGAGACTGGTTATGAATTGAAAGAAGCAATAAAGCTTGCTGAGCATTATTATGAAAACGAAGATCTTTTTGCTAAAATATCTTCAGGCTCTTTCAAATTTGACGCCTTAATAATAGTGCCTTGCTCTACTTCTACCTTTTCTAAAATAGCAAATGGTATAGCAGATAATCTAATTACTAGGGCAGCGAGCGTCTGCTTGAAAGAGAGAAAAAAATTGATAATTGTGCCAAGAGAGACGCCATTATCTACAATACATTTACAAAATTTAGCTAAACTTTCGCAAGAAGGCGCTGTTATTCTGCCTGCAATGTCGGCATTCTATCACAAGCCAAAGAGAATTGATGATTTGGTCAATTTTGTTGTAGGTAGAATATTAGATGCTCTTGGAATAGAGCACAAACTTTATAAAAGATGGCAGAGGTAG
- a CDS encoding DUF424 family protein: protein MISLRVYRKGENVLLAACDAELLNKKISSSKFELEVGEFYRDKLVNEERFLAHLELATIINLVGKKVVSLAVKAGLVDKENVIVINKIPHAQAVKVII, encoded by the coding sequence ATGATATCGTTAAGAGTTTACCGCAAAGGAGAGAATGTTTTACTTGCTGCCTGCGATGCAGAGTTGCTCAATAAAAAAATTTCTAGCTCTAAATTCGAGCTTGAGGTTGGCGAGTTCTACCGTGATAAATTAGTAAATGAAGAAAGGTTTCTAGCGCATTTAGAACTTGCCACTATTATAAATCTAGTAGGTAAAAAAGTTGTTTCTTTAGCTGTAAAAGCAGGGCTTGTAGATAAAGAAAATGTTATTGTTATAAATAAAATACCTCACGCGCAGGCAGTAAAAGTTATAATATGA
- a CDS encoding 50S ribosomal protein L16: MVRKPGRMYHAVKGQAYTRKEYMGGVPAPRIARFDDGTLNREFSLQISLVAEEQCQIRHNALEAARVACTKHIANKAGNNYHLKIRIYPHQVLREHKYAVGAGADRISQGMSMSFGVPVGTATRVEKGQRLITLATLKEHFEDAKEALRRARMKLPTPCSIIVES, from the coding sequence ATGGTAAGGAAGCCGGGCAGAATGTATCATGCTGTTAAAGGTCAAGCCTATACAAGAAAGGAGTACATGGGAGGAGTACCTGCACCTAGAATTGCTAGGTTCGATGACGGAACTTTAAATCGAGAATTCTCATTGCAAATATCTTTAGTGGCTGAAGAGCAATGTCAAATAAGGCATAATGCATTAGAAGCCGCGAGAGTAGCTTGTACCAAGCATATTGCTAATAAAGCAGGCAATAACTATCATTTGAAAATAAGAATCTATCCCCACCAGGTATTGCGGGAGCATAAATACGCAGTAGGTGCTGGGGCAGATAGAATTTCGCAAGGCATGAGTATGTCTTTCGGAGTACCTGTGGGTACCGCCACAAGAGTGGAAAAAGGTCAGAGGCTAATAACTCTTGCTACGTTAAAAGAGCATTTTGAAGATGCAAAAGAAGCTCTAAGAAGAGCGAGAATGAAATTACCTACGCCTTGCAGTATAATTGTAGAAAGCTAG
- a CDS encoding DNA-directed RNA polymerase subunit H: MVAKEEKSAKFKVTDHVLVPAHILLSKEEAKKILKEYNAEFQQLPKILVTDPCAKILGAEPGDIIKVIRNSPTAGKAIAYRGVVKV, translated from the coding sequence ATGGTAGCGAAAGAGGAAAAGTCTGCGAAATTTAAAGTCACAGATCATGTTCTAGTACCTGCTCATATACTGTTATCAAAAGAAGAAGCTAAAAAAATACTAAAAGAATATAATGCAGAGTTTCAGCAGCTGCCGAAAATACTAGTTACAGATCCATGCGCTAAAATATTGGGCGCCGAGCCTGGAGATATAATTAAGGTTATAAGAAACAGTCCAACTGCTGGTAAAGCAATAGCCTACAGAGGTGTGGTGAAGGTATAG
- a CDS encoding NMD3-related protein, with translation MSSTQRLCIVCGKRAELYNNLCENCFRARTKLVIVPEIFNTVICAHCNSMLLGKKWLKFENLSSGMARVIEKNIEWNELSKERKLNFKFDFKTEIADVKILAEGTILGLKLETIENAKIKLKKATCIACSKRFGGYYESIVQIRSDTGRLSKEQINESLSSVKNIVATHDTNTFLTKYEELPEGLDLYLSTTAIGRKIAAAIAKKY, from the coding sequence ATGAGCTCAACACAACGCTTGTGCATAGTATGCGGTAAACGAGCTGAGTTATACAACAACTTATGCGAAAACTGCTTTAGAGCTAGAACTAAACTGGTAATAGTGCCTGAAATTTTTAATACTGTTATATGTGCACACTGCAACTCAATGTTACTAGGCAAAAAATGGCTAAAATTTGAAAATTTGAGTAGCGGGATGGCAAGGGTAATAGAGAAGAATATTGAATGGAACGAGCTTTCTAAAGAACGCAAACTAAATTTTAAATTCGATTTTAAAACTGAAATAGCAGATGTAAAAATTTTAGCTGAAGGCACAATTTTAGGACTGAAATTAGAAACGATTGAAAATGCTAAAATAAAATTAAAGAAGGCTACATGCATAGCTTGCAGTAAGAGGTTTGGAGGGTATTATGAAAGTATAGTTCAAATAAGGAGTGATACCGGAAGGCTGAGTAAAGAACAAATTAACGAGAGTTTGAGTTCAGTAAAAAATATAGTTGCTACTCATGATACCAATACATTTTTAACAAAATATGAAGAACTACCTGAAGGCCTGGATCTCTATTTGAGCACTACTGCAATTGGCAGGAAAATAGCAGCTGCAATTGCAAAAAAGTACAA
- a CDS encoding asparagine synthase-related protein gives MCLQIIYSDVRDLTTKLKTLLEGSVRNNLADGILLSGGLDTSILAYLGSKHKHLKAFTIAINPKAPDIKYSTKIAKKLKLKHHVYYGSIDRLLQTMPELIKILKTFDPMELRNSVVVYLALKLARANHTKSIMTGDGADELFAGYSYMFDKSEKELHNYTSGLSKVMHFSSVELGRRLGVEIKTPYLDSNIVSFALELARKFKIQARKGKIYGKFILRKAFENALPKEIIWRVKTPIEVGSGSTQITKVIESKICDGEFRERKEKYNQQDKVKIRDKEQLYYYEIYRSVVGIPYPTNPKSKKCPFCNSTITYESSKYCKVCGAYPI, from the coding sequence ATGTGTTTACAAATTATCTATAGCGACGTGAGAGACTTAACTACCAAGCTAAAAACATTGCTTGAAGGCTCTGTGAGGAACAATCTGGCAGACGGAATATTGCTTTCGGGCGGACTGGATACAAGTATTTTAGCATATCTCGGCTCAAAACATAAGCACTTAAAGGCTTTCACTATAGCGATAAACCCTAAAGCTCCTGATATTAAATATTCCACTAAAATTGCAAAAAAACTGAAGCTTAAGCATCACGTTTACTATGGCAGTATAGATAGGCTTCTCCAAACAATGCCTGAACTGATAAAAATTCTCAAAACATTTGATCCCATGGAACTTAGGAATAGTGTGGTTGTCTATCTAGCGCTAAAACTTGCACGCGCTAACCACACAAAATCTATAATGACTGGTGATGGCGCAGACGAGCTTTTTGCAGGCTATTCTTATATGTTCGATAAAAGTGAAAAAGAGTTGCATAACTATACATCGGGACTATCAAAAGTTATGCATTTTTCATCTGTCGAGCTAGGTAGGAGGTTGGGCGTTGAGATCAAAACACCCTATTTAGATTCGAACATAGTTTCCTTCGCTCTAGAACTGGCAAGAAAGTTTAAAATTCAGGCTAGAAAAGGAAAAATCTACGGAAAATTTATTCTGCGCAAGGCATTTGAAAATGCTCTACCTAAAGAAATTATTTGGCGAGTTAAAACACCGATAGAGGTTGGCTCCGGAAGCACACAAATTACAAAAGTTATAGAATCAAAGATATGCGATGGAGAATTTAGGGAGAGAAAAGAAAAATACAATCAACAAGACAAAGTAAAAATTAGGGATAAGGAGCAATTGTATTACTATGAGATTTATAGGTCTGTTGTTGGAATACCATATCCAACAAATCCTAAAAGTAAAAAATGCCCTTTCTGCAACTCTACTATCACCTATGAGAGTAGTAAGTACTGTAAGGTATGCGGTGCTTATCCAATTTAG
- a CDS encoding translation initiation factor IF-2 subunit beta: protein MAYDYRALLKRARERLPEKVKEKSRLEVPKCDIFYEGKTTIIKNFTEIAEVIRRSEDHLLAYLLRELGTAGVLEARRAVLKGNVSAESVEERLKDYVKTFVLCWECNKPDTHLEKAERVLILKCDACGAHRPITVRVTKE, encoded by the coding sequence ATGGCTTACGATTACAGAGCTCTTTTGAAGAGGGCAAGAGAGAGGCTGCCTGAGAAAGTAAAAGAGAAGTCACGCCTAGAAGTACCCAAATGCGATATTTTTTACGAAGGCAAGACCACAATAATAAAGAATTTTACAGAAATCGCAGAAGTTATAAGGAGGAGCGAGGACCATTTGTTGGCTTATTTGCTTAGAGAGCTCGGTACCGCAGGCGTTTTGGAAGCTCGTAGGGCCGTGCTTAAAGGTAATGTTAGTGCGGAAAGTGTTGAAGAAAGGCTCAAAGATTATGTTAAAACTTTCGTGCTCTGCTGGGAATGCAACAAGCCAGATACCCATCTAGAGAAAGCAGAAAGAGTCCTAATTCTCAAATGCGATGCCTGTGGTGCTCATAGGCCTATAACTGTAAGGGTTACTAAAGAATGA
- a CDS encoding TIGR00269 family protein, with protein MVACLKCAKPAITFIRYSGAHLCREHFIDFFEKRVKAEFRRQCSLQGMKKIAIATSGGKDSTVLLFVLKKILGSRKNLELVSITVDEGIKGYRDRSIAVLKKNCKEWDVPHYVISFKDFFYEMDEIAKIAKDLSACSYCGVFRRYCLNKKSKELDAQLLATGHNLDDTIQSILMNIGRGDIEKLVRIAPHASLQKGLIPRIAPLRIIPEKENYLYALLNKINFYRSSCPYAELAIRNLYRKIIYELESHSPGTRHAILKTYDSIIEALRKSHPQPKLKKCEICKEPTTQAICRACELGKRIKVAQN; from the coding sequence ATGGTAGCATGTCTAAAATGCGCCAAGCCTGCGATAACTTTCATTCGCTACTCAGGAGCGCATTTATGCAGAGAGCATTTTATAGATTTTTTTGAAAAAAGGGTTAAAGCAGAGTTTCGTAGACAGTGCTCCCTACAAGGTATGAAAAAGATTGCTATTGCTACAAGTGGCGGGAAAGATAGTACTGTTTTGCTTTTTGTTTTGAAAAAAATTTTAGGCTCTCGAAAAAATCTTGAACTTGTTTCTATAACTGTAGATGAAGGAATAAAAGGCTATCGCGATAGGAGTATTGCTGTGCTAAAGAAGAACTGCAAAGAGTGGGACGTCCCTCATTACGTAATATCTTTCAAAGATTTTTTCTATGAAATGGATGAAATTGCTAAAATTGCAAAAGATCTTTCTGCATGTTCCTACTGCGGAGTTTTCAGAAGATATTGTCTTAATAAAAAATCTAAAGAGCTCGATGCGCAACTACTTGCAACAGGCCATAACTTAGACGATACTATACAGTCTATTTTAATGAATATCGGAAGAGGCGATATTGAGAAGTTAGTACGTATAGCACCTCATGCAAGCTTACAGAAAGGGCTTATACCGAGAATAGCTCCTTTACGAATAATACCTGAAAAAGAAAATTATCTTTATGCTTTGCTTAATAAAATAAATTTCTATCGTAGTTCCTGTCCTTATGCAGAACTCGCAATTCGTAACTTATACCGTAAAATAATTTATGAATTAGAATCTCATTCGCCTGGCACAAGACATGCCATTCTAAAAACTTACGATTCTATTATTGAGGCACTAAGAAAAAGCCATCCTCAACCGAAGTTAAAGAAATGCGAAATTTGCAAAGAGCCTACGACTCAAGCAATATGTAGGGCGTGCGAGCTCGGTAAACGCATTAAGGTTGCGCAAAATTAA
- the ppsA gene encoding phosphoenolpyruvate synthase: MSILWIEELSKDDIALAGGKGANLGELLKGNFPVPNAFVITSSAFWSFLEETKTKQKIFETLAKVDINNSEELNKASEIIKEAITEAEIPWQMEIDILDAYRKLGSEEFVAVRSSATAEDLPAASFAGQQETYLNIKGEKALLENIKKCWASLYTPRAIFYRVEHGFQHEKVGMAVVVQKMINSDLSGVIFTSHPITGDKKVVIEAGYGLGETTVGGKITPDTYVVDQLTLKLEDKKISAQKIKYTRSEEGRSIEVDVPEEVQASQKLTDEQIYKLAEYGKRIEEFYTIPMDVEWCIENSDIYIVQARPITALKPKAEELKEKREVVPYEGILKGLPASPGIASGKVVIIKDSTELAKVKKGNVLVTTMTSPDMVPAMRRACAIVTDEGGMTCHAAIVSRELGIPCIVGTGNATGVLQEGMEITVDAKTGVVYEGAVELRKEVIEEKKEVAVAEYLPITATKILLNIGVPEKAEEYSKLPVQGVGLMREEFIVSSYIGKHPCTLIERGEENNFIEVLAEGIEKVAKAFYPRFVVLRTSDFKTNEYRALEGGEKFEALEANPMLGWRGCSRYTSKEFESAFRLELKAIKKVRDKGLTNLWVMLPFVRTVEEVKKITSIMREEGLERSADFKLWLMAEVPSNIFLADKFAELVDGFSIGSNDLTQLILGADRDSEILAKLGYFDERNEAVKIAIEHLIKVAHEKNCTVSICGQAPSVYPEFTEFLVRAGIDSISLNPDAVKDAIRLVASIEQKLILEKVRK, translated from the coding sequence ATGAGCATACTATGGATAGAAGAGTTGAGTAAAGATGATATTGCTCTAGCAGGGGGTAAAGGCGCTAATCTGGGAGAGCTTTTAAAAGGCAATTTTCCAGTACCTAACGCCTTTGTGATTACAAGTAGCGCCTTCTGGTCATTTCTGGAAGAGACTAAAACAAAGCAGAAAATTTTCGAGACTCTTGCCAAAGTTGATATTAATAACTCTGAGGAGTTGAACAAAGCTTCAGAAATCATAAAAGAAGCTATTACTGAGGCTGAAATACCATGGCAAATGGAAATAGATATTTTAGATGCCTACAGAAAGCTTGGTAGCGAAGAATTTGTAGCGGTAAGGAGTTCTGCAACCGCAGAAGATTTACCAGCTGCAAGCTTCGCAGGTCAGCAGGAAACTTATCTTAATATAAAAGGTGAAAAAGCGCTTTTAGAAAATATTAAAAAATGCTGGGCTTCGCTCTATACCCCTAGAGCTATCTTTTATAGAGTTGAACATGGCTTCCAGCATGAAAAAGTAGGTATGGCTGTTGTTGTCCAGAAAATGATTAACAGCGATTTATCAGGAGTTATATTCACATCACATCCAATTACTGGCGATAAAAAAGTAGTTATAGAGGCAGGCTATGGCTTGGGAGAAACTACTGTAGGCGGTAAAATCACTCCTGATACTTACGTTGTGGACCAGCTGACTTTGAAATTAGAGGATAAAAAAATTTCTGCTCAGAAGATAAAGTATACGCGCTCTGAAGAAGGTAGAAGTATAGAAGTTGATGTACCTGAAGAGGTCCAAGCTAGCCAGAAACTTACTGACGAGCAGATTTATAAACTTGCAGAATACGGCAAGAGAATTGAAGAATTTTATACAATACCTATGGATGTAGAATGGTGTATAGAAAACAGTGATATTTACATAGTGCAAGCAAGGCCTATAACTGCACTCAAGCCCAAAGCAGAAGAATTAAAGGAGAAGAGAGAGGTAGTACCGTATGAGGGTATTCTAAAAGGTTTACCTGCCTCGCCAGGTATTGCTAGCGGTAAAGTTGTAATTATCAAAGATTCAACTGAGTTAGCTAAAGTAAAAAAAGGGAACGTTTTGGTTACGACGATGACCTCGCCCGATATGGTACCTGCTATGAGAAGGGCTTGCGCCATAGTTACCGATGAAGGAGGAATGACTTGCCATGCAGCAATAGTTTCTCGCGAGCTTGGAATACCTTGTATTGTAGGTACTGGCAATGCAACAGGCGTACTTCAAGAAGGTATGGAAATAACCGTAGATGCAAAGACAGGCGTTGTATACGAAGGTGCTGTGGAGCTGAGAAAAGAAGTAATAGAAGAGAAGAAAGAAGTTGCGGTGGCTGAGTACCTACCAATAACTGCTACTAAAATTTTACTCAATATTGGCGTACCTGAGAAAGCGGAAGAATATTCTAAATTACCTGTGCAAGGCGTAGGGTTAATGCGAGAGGAGTTCATAGTATCAAGCTATATAGGCAAGCACCCATGCACTTTGATTGAGAGAGGCGAAGAGAATAATTTCATAGAAGTGCTTGCAGAAGGTATTGAGAAAGTGGCGAAGGCTTTCTACCCTCGTTTCGTAGTTCTAAGAACTAGCGATTTTAAAACTAATGAGTATCGCGCTTTAGAAGGCGGCGAAAAGTTTGAAGCTTTAGAAGCTAACCCAATGCTCGGCTGGCGAGGATGCTCTAGATATACGAGCAAAGAATTTGAAAGCGCTTTCAGACTAGAGCTTAAAGCTATAAAAAAGGTGCGTGATAAAGGCTTGACTAATCTCTGGGTAATGCTCCCTTTTGTAAGAACTGTTGAGGAAGTAAAGAAAATTACAAGTATTATGAGAGAAGAAGGTCTTGAAAGGAGCGCCGACTTTAAGCTCTGGCTCATGGCTGAAGTGCCTAGCAACATATTTTTAGCTGATAAATTTGCAGAGCTTGTAGACGGCTTCAGTATCGGAAGCAACGATTTAACTCAGCTTATTTTAGGCGCTGATCGAGATTCTGAGATTCTTGCGAAATTAGGTTATTTCGATGAAAGAAACGAAGCTGTAAAAATAGCTATAGAGCATTTAATTAAGGTAGCTCATGAAAAAAACTGTACTGTTTCTATTTGCGGTCAAGCTCCTAGTGTCTATCCTGAATTTACAGAGTTCCTTGTAAGAGCAGGTATTGATTCTATAAGTTTGAACCCAGATGCTGTGAAAGATGCTATTAGACTGGTAGCAAGTATTGAGCAGAAGCTGATTTTGGAAAAGGTAAGAAAGTAG
- a CDS encoding minichromosome maintenance protein MCM: MALSIESLSNVWERLFSDYKGELADISRDFPNRKSINISYEAVAEHNSELAEYLLTNPEKVIYAGQRALKDITGYDVHLRITNIPRKLGRVPIRELRAEHLGKFIAVEGLVRRASEVRPKLIEASFQCLRCGAVIRVPQEEELTFREPLECYKEQSGCGKSQATTRFKLLTEKSIYVDTQRLELQESPEGLRGGEQPQRLVAYVEDDLVGEVLPGNRVVLNGILGGTQRKERGVKSVLFDIFLRTNSIEVEEREFEEIAITPEEEQEILKLSKDKMLYQKIVSSIAPSIHGMEMEKEALALQLFGGVPKEMPDGTKIRGDIHILLVGDPGTAKSQLLRYISTLAPRGIYASGKGATAAGLTATAVRDDSFEGRWTLEAGALVLGDKGIVCVDEIDKMSEHDRSAIHEAMEQQTTSIAKAGITATLHCRCALLGAANPKFGRFEEYKALAEQIELTPTLLSRFDLIFSVTDKPDTKKDTEMAEHILRLHHAGEIACYRAETEGGRYTKEDEELAAKVVKPEIEPELLRKYIAYAKRTKPVMTKEAEETLKEYYVSLRSQGEQEGAAVPITPRQLEAFVRLSEASARVRLSDEITKEDAERAIRLMHHCLTRVAYDTEMRRFDIDKIATGITAPQRERLINVFDIIRELVSKDLEGASHQDIISEAAKAGIAERKAEEVIDRLKREGRIYERKPGKYTIV; the protein is encoded by the coding sequence ATGGCACTTTCAATAGAGAGCTTATCTAATGTATGGGAAAGATTGTTCTCAGACTATAAAGGCGAGCTTGCAGATATTTCCAGAGATTTCCCAAACAGAAAATCTATTAATATAAGCTACGAGGCTGTAGCTGAGCATAATTCAGAGCTTGCAGAATATTTGCTTACAAATCCTGAAAAAGTTATTTATGCAGGGCAAAGAGCTCTAAAAGATATTACTGGTTATGATGTACATCTCAGAATAACGAATATTCCTAGGAAGTTGGGGAGAGTGCCTATTAGAGAGTTAAGAGCCGAGCATCTTGGCAAATTCATAGCAGTGGAAGGACTTGTGAGAAGGGCTAGTGAAGTAAGACCAAAACTCATAGAAGCTTCATTCCAATGCCTTCGCTGCGGTGCAGTAATTCGCGTGCCTCAAGAAGAAGAACTTACATTTAGAGAGCCTCTAGAATGCTACAAAGAGCAAAGTGGCTGCGGTAAATCGCAAGCTACTACGAGATTCAAACTTCTAACTGAGAAATCCATCTACGTAGATACCCAAAGATTAGAGCTACAAGAAAGCCCTGAAGGGCTTCGCGGCGGTGAACAGCCACAAAGACTTGTAGCTTATGTTGAAGATGACCTTGTGGGTGAAGTATTGCCCGGTAATAGAGTTGTACTCAATGGTATATTAGGCGGTACTCAGAGAAAAGAAAGGGGTGTGAAGTCAGTATTATTCGATATTTTTCTAAGAACAAATAGTATTGAGGTAGAGGAGCGCGAGTTCGAGGAAATAGCTATAACTCCAGAGGAAGAGCAGGAAATACTAAAGTTAAGCAAAGACAAAATGCTTTATCAAAAAATAGTTTCATCAATAGCGCCTTCAATACACGGTATGGAAATGGAGAAAGAAGCTTTGGCACTGCAGCTTTTCGGTGGCGTACCTAAAGAGATGCCGGACGGTACTAAAATAAGGGGCGATATCCATATTTTACTTGTTGGTGATCCTGGCACTGCAAAATCGCAGCTTTTGCGCTATATTTCTACTTTGGCGCCTCGCGGAATTTATGCAAGTGGCAAAGGCGCTACAGCAGCAGGACTCACTGCTACAGCTGTTAGAGATGATTCATTTGAAGGAAGGTGGACGTTAGAGGCGGGAGCATTAGTGCTTGGCGATAAAGGTATAGTCTGTGTCGACGAAATAGACAAAATGAGTGAACACGATAGAAGCGCCATTCATGAAGCCATGGAGCAGCAAACAACGAGTATTGCTAAAGCTGGTATAACTGCTACACTGCATTGCAGATGCGCTCTGTTAGGTGCAGCAAACCCTAAATTTGGAAGGTTTGAAGAATACAAAGCGCTTGCAGAGCAAATAGAGTTGACGCCAACGCTACTATCGCGGTTCGATTTGATATTCTCAGTTACTGATAAACCAGATACTAAAAAAGATACTGAGATGGCTGAACATATTTTGAGATTGCATCACGCTGGTGAAATTGCATGTTATAGAGCTGAAACAGAAGGAGGTAGATATACCAAAGAAGATGAGGAGCTTGCCGCAAAGGTAGTAAAACCTGAAATAGAGCCTGAGCTTTTAAGAAAATATATTGCGTATGCAAAGAGGACAAAGCCGGTAATGACTAAAGAAGCTGAAGAAACTCTTAAAGAATATTATGTAAGTCTAAGAAGTCAAGGTGAGCAGGAAGGTGCTGCAGTGCCTATAACGCCAAGGCAATTAGAGGCTTTTGTAAGACTGAGCGAAGCTAGCGCAAGGGTAAGACTAAGTGATGAGATAACAAAAGAAGATGCAGAAAGAGCTATAAGACTAATGCATCACTGCTTAACAAGAGTAGCATACGATACAGAGATGCGTAGATTCGATATAGATAAAATTGCAACAGGTATAACAGCACCGCAGAGAGAAAGACTTATAAATGTATTTGATATAATTCGCGAGCTTGTAAGTAAAGATCTTGAAGGCGCTTCCCATCAAGACATAATAAGCGAGGCTGCGAAAGCAGGTATTGCTGAGAGGAAAGCTGAAGAAGTTATTGATAGATTAAAAAGAGAGGGTAGAATATACGAGCGCAAGCCCGGAAAATACACAATAGTGTAA
- the mfnA gene encoding tyrosine decarboxylase MfnA, which produces MDRKGRSLKNILAELSEAYREDYHFSEGRILGSMCTKPHQLALKAHKQFIESNLGNPDLYQGTKRLHKEVIKMLSKLLHGKGICGNVLSGGTEANITALWIAKKLTGNKKVIMPKSAHFSFIKACDLMNLEPVFVGLDESYRMDIEEAKRKLSNGDVCAVVGVAGSTELGVVDPIPELSELCNENAFLHVDAAFGGFVIPFLKELGYKLPDFDFSLPGVCSITMDPHKMGFSTIPCGCLLVREKKYFEIISRKADYLTGKHTCLLGTRCSASVASAYAVMKFFGRSGYRQAVKKCMATTHYLCDRIVEIGLKLVAEPTMNIVGIKISKVEKVIKDLAKRKWYVSKACNPKCLRIVVMPHVTKKVVDKFIPELEKVCKIVK; this is translated from the coding sequence ATGGACAGAAAAGGACGCTCACTCAAAAATATTCTTGCAGAGCTAAGTGAAGCTTACCGAGAAGACTATCATTTCTCAGAAGGCAGAATTTTAGGATCAATGTGCACCAAGCCTCATCAGCTAGCGCTGAAAGCTCACAAGCAATTCATTGAAAGTAATCTAGGCAACCCAGACCTTTATCAAGGTACAAAAAGACTGCATAAAGAAGTTATAAAAATGCTGTCAAAGCTTTTACATGGTAAAGGTATTTGTGGTAACGTGCTCTCAGGCGGTACTGAGGCAAATATTACTGCTCTCTGGATTGCTAAAAAGCTTACAGGTAATAAAAAAGTAATAATGCCTAAAAGCGCTCATTTCTCTTTTATCAAAGCTTGCGATCTAATGAATTTAGAGCCTGTCTTCGTGGGTTTAGATGAAAGCTATAGAATGGATATAGAAGAGGCAAAACGAAAGCTTTCGAATGGGGATGTTTGCGCAGTTGTAGGAGTAGCAGGTAGCACAGAGCTTGGAGTTGTCGATCCCATTCCTGAGCTTTCAGAGCTTTGCAACGAAAATGCTTTTCTGCATGTAGATGCAGCTTTCGGAGGCTTTGTCATACCTTTTCTAAAAGAGCTGGGCTATAAATTACCAGATTTTGATTTTTCACTGCCGGGAGTATGCTCTATTACAATGGACCCTCATAAAATGGGTTTTAGCACAATACCTTGCGGATGCTTGCTGGTAAGAGAGAAAAAATATTTTGAGATTATAAGTAGAAAAGCAGATTATCTTACTGGTAAGCATACTTGCTTGCTAGGTACAAGGTGCTCCGCATCAGTCGCTTCTGCTTATGCAGTAATGAAGTTTTTTGGTAGATCTGGCTACAGACAAGCAGTGAAAAAATGTATGGCTACAACTCATTATTTGTGTGACAGAATTGTAGAAATAGGTTTGAAGCTTGTTGCTGAGCCCACAATGAATATTGTAGGTATAAAAATAAGTAAGGTGGAAAAAGTTATAAAGGATCTTGCCAAAAGGAAGTGGTATGTATCCAAAGCTTGCAATCCAAAATGCTTGAGAATTGTTGTAATGCCGCATGTAACTAAAAAAGTGGTTGATAAATTCATTCCTGAGTTAGAAAAGGTTTGTAAAATTGTTAAATAA